GAGCGATGGGGCTGGTGCGGGCGGCGTGGATCAGCGTCTTGGCTGAGAAGGGCATGGGAGCGGTGTGGAAGACGATGTCGCCGAGATGGATGAAGGGGATGAGGAGCAGGAGCTCGAGCGGGTAGACGAGGTGGTTGGCCAGTTGCGAGGCGGCTACGTTGAGGCGGAGGAGGAAGGCTGCGGCGAGGCAGACTACTGTGGTGCTGCCGAGGACGGGGTTGATGCCGATGAGGAGGCCGACGGCGATGCTCCAGGCGAGCTTGCGGGGGGAGGCTCCCATGCGCAGGAGTGCGAAGATGGGAAGGGCGACATGGCGGTAAGCCCAGTTGTGATGGAGCGGCGGTCGGCTCGGTTGGGTATCGGCTTGGTTCACGGCGCTCGAAGTCACTCTTAACAGGATAGACTGCGCAACGAGGGTTGTGTTCGTTATCGAGAGGCGGGAGTGGTCTGGTGAGTTTTCTGCGATCTTTGGGACGAAGTATCCGGTTGGCGGGAATGTTTGCGGTGGCGGGGACGGAGCTGCTGGTGAAGCGTCCGACGACGCGCGAGGCCAGGGCGGATTGGCTGCATCGATTTGCGGGGCGGGCGATTCGGGGGATGGAGATTGAAGTCGATGTGGTGGGGAAGTTTCCTGAGCACGGGGCGGTGATCTCGAACCATTTGAGCTATATGGATATTGTGGTGTTTGCTGCGCTACATTCGTGCGTCTTTGTGTCGAAGGCGGAGCTGCAGGAGGTTCCTGTGCTGGGGTGGATGACTACGATGGCGGGGACGGTGTATGTGGCGCGGGGGCATGGCGGGTCGGCGGTGAAGGCGCGGAGCGGGATGCAGGCAGCAGCGGATGCGGGCTTGCCGGTGGTGTTCTTTCCTGAGGGGACGACGACGAATGGGAGTGTGCTGCTGCGGTTTCATAGTGGTCTGCTGGCGCAGGCGATGGAAAGCAGGATGACGGTTACGGCGGCCTATGTGCAATACAGCCTGGGAGCAGGTAATGGAAATGCGACGGTGGCGGACGATGTCTGCTACTGGGGCGACGCGAAGATGCTGCCGCATATCTTCAAGCTGCTGGGTTTGCGCGGACTGAAGGCCAAAGTGCGGTTTGCGGAGAGGCCAATCAGGTTTTCGAGCGATGTGCTGCACCGGAAGATGGCGGCGATGGAGGCCCAGGTGGCTGTGGCGGTCCTGGAGGAGCAGATGTGGCGTTCCGAGGGAAGTGGGGAGAGCACGGGGGAGGTATCTGAGGGAATGCACCATTTCTGATTCAACAAATCTTCACGGGGCATGAACATTCTGTAACAGAAGACAACCGAGACTGACATCGACAGCACCCATCCTTCACCTTGCGCGAGGAGTCGATGCTTACAGCTACCGGAACCCCTGCAGTTGAGCTTCTGCCTGACCAAACGGTTACAACGCAATTCCTGATCAAGAAAGATATTCGACTGGAGGCCGGCCGGTATATTGCCCGGCTGGCTCTAAGAGATGGCGAGCGGGAGGCAGCGTACCGGCTGCGCTTCCGCGTCTTTAACCTGGAGATGAATGAAGGGTTGGAGTCGGCCTATGAGGATGGTTTTGACAAAGACCACTTCGATGAAGTTTGCGACCACCTGATTGTCGTGGACAAGGTAAGCGGCGAGATCGTTGGGACGTATCGTTTGCAGATGGGCGACGTTGCGAAGCGGTACTTTGGCTATTACAGCGAGCAGGAGTTCTGCTTTGCTCCCTATGAAGCGATGCGGAATGAAATTGTCGAGCTGGGGCGGGCTTGCATTCAGCGGGAGCATCGGTCGCCGGAGGTGCTGCATCTGCTGTGGCGCGGGATTGCGCGGTATGCGCTGGCGAATGGTGGGCGCTACATGATGGGTTGCTGCTCGCTGACGTCGCAGGACGCGGACATGGGCTGGGCAGTGTATGAGTCGCTGCAGGACTGGATGGTGGAACCGGAGTTGCGCACGGTGGCGACGACGGCGTTTACGCTGCCTGCGATGACGACGAAGCTTGAGGAGGTTCGAGCGCCGAAGCTGCTGCGGGCTTATCTGACGATTGGCGCGAAGATTTGCAGCGAGCCTGCGATTGACCGCGAGTTCAAGACGATTGATTTTCTGACGCTGATGGATTTGCAGACGCTGCATCCGCGGATGGCGGCGAGATTTCTTGAGGGACACTGAGCTGAATAGGCTGCGGCAGATCGTGCGGTGTGTGAAGCTGTTGGCGATATTGCTGGCGCTGGTGTTGGATTGTGTGTTGCGGCGACCGCGAGCGGGGGTGGAGTCAGCGGTTTGGGCGCATGAGTGGAGCCGCAAAATTGTAGGGGCGCTTGGGGTGGAGTGGAGTGTTGCGGGCAGGCTGCCTGAGAGCGGCGCGGTGGTGTCGAATCATTTGAGCTATCTGGATATTCTGGTCTATCTTTCGGTGCGTCCGTTTGTGATGGTGGCGAAGAGCGAGGTGGAGCACTGGCCGCTGCTGGGAAAGATCACGCAGCGCGCAGGGACGGTGTATGTGCAGCGCGGCGGTGGGCCGAGCACGTATGGCGCGGTGAACGCCGCGATGGCTGCGGCTTATCGTTCCGGGTTGCCGGTGCTGTTTTTTCCTGAAGGCACGACGACGGATGGACAGAGTGGTGTGCTGCCGTTTCGTCGAGGGCTGTTTCATTCTGTGCTGAATGAAGGAGTTGAACTGCGGACGGCGGCGGTTCGGTATGAGCTGGTTGATTCAGCGAACGAAGGAGCTAGTGTTGCGCGAGATGTTTGCTGGGTGGGCGACGATTATCTTGGGCCGCATCTGTTTCGGCTGCTGGGATTGCGTGGGGTGAAGGCGGAGATTCAGTTTGGGGATGAGGTGCGGGCGCGGGGGGATCGGTTTGTTTTGTCGGAGGGTGCTCGGGGTGTTGTGGTTGAGATGTGTGAGGGTGCGTTGGTGAGTGAGCTTGTGGGTGTTTGAATGGCGAGGAGAAACCCATATCTCAGAATCGAGATATGGGGCACCCGCACCCGGCTGGTAATTGGGTTTAAAAACAGGCAACCGCAACAGCAAATGCAACTGCGGGGGTTCTTCGCTTCGCTCAGAATGACGGTACTTTGCGGAGTCTATGCGATTTGGGGGATGAGGGCTTTGAGGAGGCTGGTGAACTGGTGTTCGACGCGGCGGCCGGTCTCCATGACTTCTTCGTGGTTGATGGCTTCGTTGAGGACTCCGGCGGCCATGTTGGTGACGAGGGAGAGGCCGAGGACTTCGAGGCCCATGTGGCGGGCGACGATGACTTCGTGCACGGTGGACATGCCGACGAGATCGGCTCCGAGGATGCGGAAGGCGCGGATCTCGGCGGGGGTTTCGTAGCTGGGGCCTAGGACGGCGAGATAGACGCCTTCGGCTAAGGGGATGTTTTGCTTTGCGGCTTCGGCGTGAGCGAGGGTGCGAAGTGCGAGGGAGTAGGCGTTGGTCATGTCGAAGAAGCGTGGGCCGAACTTCGCTTCGTTGGGGCCGAGGGCGGCGTTGGAGCCGGTGAGGTTGATGTGGTCTGAGATGGCTACGAGCGAGCCTTGCTTGTAGCTGGTGTTGATGGCTCCGGCGGCGTTGGTGACGATCAGCGATTTGCATCCGAGCAGGCCGAGGACGCGGGTGGGGAAGGTGACCTCGGCGAGGGAGTAGCCCTCGTACGCGTGGACACGGCCCTGCATGACGGCTACGGGGACTCCGGCGATGTGGCCAAGGATGAGCTTGCCGGAGTGGCCTTCGACGGTGGATTGAGGGAAGTGCGGGATGTCGGCGTAGGGGATGGTGGTGGGGTCTTCGACCTGTGCGGCGAAGTTGCCGAGGCCGGAGCCGAGGATGATGCCGAGGCGCGGCGTGAGCGGCGTGAGAGTACGGATGTAGTCGGCGGCGGCGGTGGCTCGAGTGTATTGGTCAGTCATTGGCGAATGTAGAAAGTTTATTTGATGAGCATGGAGACGATGGCGGCGGACATGAGGTTGGCGAGGGTTCCGGCGACCATGGCGCGCAGGCCGAGGCGGGCGAGGTCGTTGCGGCGTTCGGGGATGAGGGCGCCGATGCCTCCGATCTGGATGCCGATGGAGCTGAGGTTGGCGAAGCCGCAGAGGGCGAAGGTGGTGATGGTGAAGCTGCGGGGGGAGATCAAGGCACGTTGCGCGCCGAGGTCGGTGTAGGCGATGAGCTCGTTGAGGACGGTGCGGGTGCCGAGGAGGTTGCCGACGAGTTTGGCTTCGTGCCAGGGGATTCCGATGAGCCAGGCTACGGGTGCGAAGAAGAAGCCGAGGACGGCGTTGAGGCTTACAGGGAAGGGAATGTGGTGCGGGGCCAGAAGATTGTGGATGCCGCCGAAGATGCCGTTGGTGAGCGAGACCAGCGCGAGGAAGCTGATGAGCATGATGGCGACGTTGAAGGCGAGCGCGCCGCCGTCGATGGTGCCGCGAGCGATGGCTCCGATGAAGTTTTCGTTGGCGTGCTCTTCGGTG
This region of Edaphobacter dinghuensis genomic DNA includes:
- a CDS encoding lysophospholipid acyltransferase family protein; the protein is MKLLAILLALVLDCVLRRPRAGVESAVWAHEWSRKIVGALGVEWSVAGRLPESGAVVSNHLSYLDILVYLSVRPFVMVAKSEVEHWPLLGKITQRAGTVYVQRGGGPSTYGAVNAAMAAAYRSGLPVLFFPEGTTTDGQSGVLPFRRGLFHSVLNEGVELRTAAVRYELVDSANEGASVARDVCWVGDDYLGPHLFRLLGLRGVKAEIQFGDEVRARGDRFVLSEGARGVVVEMCEGALVSELVGV
- a CDS encoding GNAT family N-acetyltransferase yields the protein MLTATGTPAVELLPDQTVTTQFLIKKDIRLEAGRYIARLALRDGEREAAYRLRFRVFNLEMNEGLESAYEDGFDKDHFDEVCDHLIVVDKVSGEIVGTYRLQMGDVAKRYFGYYSEQEFCFAPYEAMRNEIVELGRACIQREHRSPEVLHLLWRGIARYALANGGRYMMGCCSLTSQDADMGWAVYESLQDWMVEPELRTVATTAFTLPAMTTKLEEVRAPKLLRAYLTIGAKICSEPAIDREFKTIDFLTLMDLQTLHPRMAARFLEGH
- a CDS encoding lysophospholipid acyltransferase family protein encodes the protein MSFLRSLGRSIRLAGMFAVAGTELLVKRPTTREARADWLHRFAGRAIRGMEIEVDVVGKFPEHGAVISNHLSYMDIVVFAALHSCVFVSKAELQEVPVLGWMTTMAGTVYVARGHGGSAVKARSGMQAAADAGLPVVFFPEGTTTNGSVLLRFHSGLLAQAMESRMTVTAAYVQYSLGAGNGNATVADDVCYWGDAKMLPHIFKLLGLRGLKAKVRFAERPIRFSSDVLHRKMAAMEAQVAVAVLEEQMWRSEGSGESTGEVSEGMHHF
- a CDS encoding purine-nucleoside phosphorylase; amino-acid sequence: MTDQYTRATAAADYIRTLTPLTPRLGIILGSGLGNFAAQVEDPTTIPYADIPHFPQSTVEGHSGKLILGHIAGVPVAVMQGRVHAYEGYSLAEVTFPTRVLGLLGCKSLIVTNAAGAINTSYKQGSLVAISDHINLTGSNAALGPNEAKFGPRFFDMTNAYSLALRTLAHAEAAKQNIPLAEGVYLAVLGPSYETPAEIRAFRILGADLVGMSTVHEVIVARHMGLEVLGLSLVTNMAAGVLNEAINHEEVMETGRRVEHQFTSLLKALIPQIA
- a CDS encoding DUF2062 domain-containing protein codes for the protein MTSSAVNQADTQPSRPPLHHNWAYRHVALPIFALLRMGASPRKLAWSIAVGLLIGINPVLGSTTVVCLAAAFLLRLNVAASQLANHLVYPLELLLLIPFIHLGDIVFHTAPMPFSAKTLIHAARTSPIALTRQLWTWEWHALMLWLCLAVVMVPIIALAITPLLRSLLVRIEHHEYPIIHTPHLSFERADS